The following proteins are encoded in a genomic region of Corylus avellana chromosome ca4, CavTom2PMs-1.0:
- the LOC132177943 gene encoding L-type lectin-domain containing receptor kinase IX.1-like — protein sequence MDYPSILLSQLVLFCILFHLPLRHALSFNFPNFADSRLILNGTAAIQNGTLSLTSNPNNNTAAGRAVYSEQLHLYDPITGNSTDFTTNFSFKISTVTSPGQDGLAFFLAPNGSFLPEYAAGGCLALFSQCDNFTIPRKDMVAVEFDTYANTWDETDKEHVGININSIKSDMKQDLSRSMKNGVIVDAIIRYDSKANDLSVSWSFPGDPFVSLSHRVNLTSLLPEWVSIGFAAGSAYFFETHEILSWEFTTELSPAVPGSTSTTFSAGLIVGCVVGGLFLVCGIVLVLVFCWRKRSRGKGKEGEKNGDFMEQEIENTGPKRFSYNDLVRATNNFAEQGKLGEGGFGGVYKGFLSELQQFVAVKKVSRPSDQGKKAYTTEIKIISILRHKNMVQLIGWCHENSALLLVYEFMPNGSLDFHLFGGRTQLKWEVRHKIVLGLASALLYLHEESGQYVVHRDIKSSNIMLDSDFNAKLGDFGLARLMDEEAGVKTTGLAGTWGYIAPEYASTGKATKGSDVFSFGIVALEIACGKRSTEAEYEGPHVPIAGWVWDSYGNERLDEVVDKTLLEFDMKEMECLLIVGLWCAHPDPSLRPSIRQALQVLNFDSPLPNLPKKMPVANYSVPAAAAASHSGSTDSAPTMSFSSINIGR from the exons ATGGATTATCCCAGCATCCTTCTCTCCCAGCTGGTTCTTTTCTGTATACTTTTCCATCTTCCTTTGCGTCATGCTCTATCATTCAATTTCCCTAATTTTGCCGATAGCAGGCTGATATTAAATGGCACTGCTGCCATCCAAAATGGAACTCTTTCCCTCACCAGTAACCCCAATAACAATACAGCAGCCGGCCGAGCTGTATATTCTGAACAGCTGCATCTTTATGATCCCATTACAGGTAATTCCACCGACTTCACTactaatttttcattcaaaatatcaACTGTTACTTCACCAGGGCAAGATGGGCTCGCCTTCTTCCTTGCACCCAACGGTTCTTTCCTCCCGGAATATGCTGCAGGAGGATGCCTTGCACTCTTTAGCCAATGTGACAATTTCACTATACCAAGAAAAGATATGGTTGCTGTCGAGTTTGACACCTATGCAAATACATGGGATGAAACCGACAAGGAACATGTCGGTATCAACATAAATTCCATCAAATCCGACATGAAACAGGATTTGAGCCGAAGTATGAAAAATGGAGTAATTGTGGATGCAATAATCCGCTACGACTCAAAAGCCAATGATTTAAGCGTATCCTGGTCTTTCCCTGGCGACCCTTTTGTTAGCCTTTCACATCGAGTTAACCTGACATCACTTTTGCCTGAGTGGGTATCAATTGGCTTTGCGGCTGGATCTGCCTATTTCTTTGAGACTCATGAAATCCTTTCATGGGAATTTACAACGGAATTATCGCCCGCCGTTCCCGGCAGTACTAGTACTACTTTTAGTGCAGGATTAATTGTTGGTTGCGTAGTTGGTGGGTTATTTTTAGTTTGTGGAATTGTTTTAGTGTTGGTGTTCTGTTGGAGAAAAAGGAGTAGAGGAAAGGGAAAAGAGGGTGAAAAGAATGGTGATTTCATGGaacaagaaattgaaaataCAGGACCTAAGAGGTTCTCTTATAATGATCTTGTTCGTGCCACAAACAACTTTGCAGAACAAGGCAAGCTTGGTGAAGGAGGTTTTGGAGGGGTTTACAAAGGTTTCTTGAGTGAGTTGCAGCAGTTTGTGGCAGTTAAAAAGGTTTCTAGACCGTCCGATCAGGGAAAGAAGGCGTACACAACAGAGATAAAAATCATTAGCATATTGAGACATAAAAACATGGTACAACTCATTGGTTGGTGCCATGAAAATAGTGCTCTTCTTCTTGTCTATGAGTTCATGCCTAATGGTAGCCTTGATTTTCACCTTTTTGGAGGTAGAACGCAGCTTAAGTGGGAAGTTAGGCATAAGATAGTCCTTGGTCTTGCGTCTGCATTGCTTTATCTGCATGAAGAATCAGGACAATATGTGGTGCATAGGGATATCAAATCCAGCAACATAATGTTGGATTCAGATTTCAATGCGAAGCTTGGGGACTTTGGTCTAGCAAGGCTCATGGATGAAGAGGCAGGCGTGAAGACGACAGGGCTAGCCGGAACTTGGGGTTATATTGCACCAGAATATGCAAGCACGGGCAAGGCCACTAAG GGATCAGATGTCTTTAGCTTTGGTATAGTGGCACTTGAAATAGCATGCGGAAAAAGATCAACAGAAGCTGAGTACGAGGGTCCTCACGTCCCAATTGCTGGATGGGTTTGGGATTCGTATGGAAATGAAAGGCTTGATGAAGTAGTTGACAAGACATTGTTGGAGTTTGACATGAAAGAGATGGAGTGTTTGTTGATTGTTGGACTCTGGTGCGCCCACCCGGATCCGAGTCTGAGACCATCCATAAGGCAAGCCTTGCAGGTTCTCAATTTTGATTCACCATTGCCAAATCTTCCCAAGAAGATGCCTGTTGCCAACTATAGCGTACCTGCAGCTGCGGCTGCGAGCCATTCAGGAAGCACGGATTCGGCGCCCACAATGTCTTTCTCATCCATTAACATCGGACGTTAA